In one Zobellia galactanivorans genomic region, the following are encoded:
- a CDS encoding 2-hydroxyacid dehydrogenase, with protein sequence MKILVPLNIPDTGIDLLKKEGLKVTKWTKDLPMTKEDLYKAAAQHDALLSTSNYELDAEFLNANKHLKIISQYAAGYDNIDIVAAKRLGIPIANAPNSMTDATADIAFALVLAVSRKMFYMHKTIAKDEWRHFRPQAHLGIELKNKTVGVFGLGRIGLEFARRCKGAYGMKVLYCNRSTNKEAEEELQAQKVSFNDLLEQSDIISAHCALTPDTKHKFDAGAFKKMKSSAIFVNTARGQVHNEADLIAALEQGEIWGAGLDVTDPEPMKADNPLLSMEQVAVTPHIGSATLEARRQMSVFAARNIIAFYKGEPIPYPVS encoded by the coding sequence ATGAAAATACTTGTACCTCTGAATATACCCGATACCGGAATCGATTTATTAAAAAAGGAAGGCCTGAAAGTGACCAAATGGACCAAAGACCTGCCGATGACCAAAGAAGATCTTTATAAAGCCGCAGCGCAACACGATGCCCTTTTAAGCACGAGCAATTACGAACTGGATGCCGAATTCTTAAATGCGAACAAGCATCTTAAAATCATTTCCCAATATGCAGCGGGCTACGACAACATCGATATTGTAGCGGCGAAACGCTTGGGTATTCCCATTGCCAATGCGCCAAACTCCATGACCGATGCCACGGCCGATATAGCCTTTGCCCTTGTCTTGGCCGTATCGAGAAAGATGTTCTATATGCACAAGACCATAGCCAAAGACGAATGGCGGCATTTTAGGCCCCAAGCCCATTTGGGAATAGAACTAAAAAACAAAACGGTCGGGGTTTTCGGGCTGGGAAGGATAGGACTCGAATTTGCCCGCCGTTGTAAGGGCGCCTACGGAATGAAAGTACTTTACTGTAATCGTTCGACCAATAAGGAAGCCGAGGAAGAACTACAGGCCCAAAAAGTTTCCTTTAACGACCTTTTGGAGCAAAGCGATATCATTTCCGCACACTGTGCGCTTACGCCTGACACAAAGCACAAGTTTGATGCCGGCGCATTTAAAAAAATGAAATCGTCCGCTATTTTCGTAAACACCGCAAGAGGCCAGGTACATAATGAAGCAGATTTGATAGCGGCTTTGGAACAGGGCGAAATATGGGGAGCGGGACTCGATGTTACCGACCCCGAACCCATGAAGGCCGATAACCCGCTGCTCTCAATGGAACAGGTTGCGGTAACCCCGCACATAGGTTCGGCCACCCTAGAGGCACGGCGTCAAATGTCGGTTTTTGCCGCCCGTAATATTATTGCCTTTTACAAAGGAGAACCGATCCCGTATCCTGTATCTTGA
- a CDS encoding 3D domain-containing protein, translating to MDKKTILLLLFCYLCLSCAEKDKDGDDGCIWKTKVVNVSAYNSVHWQTDEEPSVAAWGDTLLPGMKAIAVSRDLLDLGLEQGSHVKIQGLDGFYTVMDKMHSRWKNKIDIYMGTDIAKARKWGRKKLKIKYRVKRETNTDNE from the coding sequence ATGGACAAAAAGACCATCTTACTTTTATTGTTCTGCTATTTGTGCCTTTCTTGTGCTGAAAAAGACAAGGATGGGGATGATGGTTGCATCTGGAAAACCAAGGTAGTGAACGTCTCGGCCTACAATTCCGTTCATTGGCAAACGGACGAAGAGCCAAGCGTAGCTGCTTGGGGCGACACCTTGCTCCCCGGTATGAAGGCAATAGCGGTTTCACGAGACCTCTTAGACCTGGGATTGGAACAAGGGAGCCACGTGAAAATACAAGGCCTCGATGGGTTTTATACCGTAATGGACAAGATGCACAGCCGTTGGAAAAACAAAATCGATATTTATATGGGTACGGATATTGCGAAAGCAAGAAAATGGGGCAGAAAAAAATTAAAGATCAAATACCGTGTCAAACGCGAAACCAACACCGATAACGAATGA
- a CDS encoding N-acetylmuramoyl-L-alanine amidase, with protein sequence MIKKYRLHLAIFSCLLFLQCKPVKETVQLPEIIDRPIVFDETRKQLSLEYLRNRYGLERVTPTIIPRMIVLHWTVIPTFEEAFEAFDPPALPNWRPDIKDVSGLNVSSQFLVDRDGSIYRLLPETTMARHVIGLNHCAIGIENVGGTEALPLTEAQLKSNIELVKYLADKYAIDYLIGHYEYTYFENHPLWLEKDKGYRTQKTDPGEDFMGKVRRATKNLNFAPVPKKPITP encoded by the coding sequence ATGATCAAAAAATACCGCCTACACCTAGCTATTTTCAGCTGCCTGCTCTTTTTGCAGTGCAAGCCGGTAAAGGAAACGGTACAGCTTCCTGAAATTATAGATAGACCCATTGTCTTTGACGAAACCCGAAAACAACTGAGCCTAGAATACCTTCGGAATCGCTATGGACTGGAAAGGGTGACACCGACCATAATTCCGAGAATGATCGTACTGCATTGGACGGTCATACCCACCTTCGAAGAAGCGTTCGAAGCCTTTGATCCTCCGGCCTTGCCCAATTGGCGACCCGATATTAAGGATGTAAGCGGATTAAACGTTTCTTCCCAATTTTTGGTAGACCGTGATGGCAGCATTTATCGCCTGTTGCCCGAGACCACCATGGCCCGACATGTCATTGGCTTGAACCATTGCGCCATAGGCATAGAAAATGTCGGGGGCACCGAAGCCTTGCCCTTGACCGAGGCCCAACTGAAATCGAATATCGAACTGGTAAAATACCTAGCCGACAAATATGCCATCGATTACCTGATAGGGCATTATGAATACACCTATTTTGAGAACCACCCGCTGTGGTTGGAAAAGGACAAAGGCTACCGTACCCAAAAGACCGACCCGGGCGAAGATTTTATGGGCAAGGTTCGACGAGCCACCAAAAACCTTAATTTTGCACCCGTACCAAAAAAACCGATTACCCCATGA
- a CDS encoding M14 family zinc carboxypeptidase gives MRIPITALILFVCIFSHAQQKDLTTQLYETYETYKEPLLQKRRIKHHELQPLIEQYKNHPKFKVAQVGKSIEGRSLSLISLGEGPTDVFLWSQMHGDEPTATQAIFDIFNFFKSDDFAVEKQEILANCTLHFLPMLNPDGAEVFQRRNRLGIDVNRDALRLQSPEGQTLKRVRDSLNADFGFNLHDQSTYYNAERTEKPATISYLAPAYNYEKDINEVRGNAMKVIVFMNKIIQKYAPGQVGRYNDDFEPRAFGDNIQKWGTSAILIESGGYHNDVEKQEIRKLNYVSILSAIYTIAKENYKDIALEEYEEIPENDRKLFDLKIANATYPLLGKNYILDIGMNRLEVDKKDHNDFWYSSRILDQGDLSTYYGYETLDASGHTIVPGKVYPKLVNTLNDLAALDITSLLKSGYTYVRVENIPSSKLSSPFPIHIIGKRYKLPEFSIEIGLNPTFLLEKGGKITHAIINGFLIDLEADKKTNFKNAMIYR, from the coding sequence ATGAGAATACCGATTACCGCCCTTATCCTTTTTGTCTGCATATTCAGCCATGCACAGCAAAAGGATCTGACTACCCAACTTTACGAAACCTATGAAACGTACAAAGAGCCCTTGCTTCAAAAAAGACGTATAAAGCACCATGAGCTGCAGCCCTTAATAGAACAGTACAAAAACCACCCTAAATTTAAGGTCGCCCAAGTCGGCAAGTCCATCGAGGGCCGTTCCTTGTCGCTCATCAGTCTAGGGGAGGGACCGACCGACGTTTTCCTATGGTCACAGATGCACGGTGACGAACCTACCGCAACACAAGCTATTTTCGATATATTCAATTTTTTCAAGAGCGATGATTTCGCTGTAGAAAAACAGGAAATCTTGGCCAACTGCACCTTGCATTTTTTACCCATGTTAAATCCTGATGGGGCAGAAGTCTTTCAACGAAGAAACCGCTTGGGCATCGATGTCAACCGTGATGCATTGCGCTTACAATCTCCCGAGGGCCAGACCCTGAAAAGGGTACGTGATAGTCTAAATGCCGATTTTGGCTTCAACCTACACGACCAAAGTACCTATTACAATGCCGAAAGAACCGAAAAACCGGCCACCATCTCATACTTGGCCCCGGCATACAATTACGAAAAAGACATCAATGAAGTACGGGGCAACGCCATGAAGGTCATTGTCTTTATGAACAAGATTATTCAAAAATACGCTCCGGGCCAGGTTGGGCGATACAATGACGATTTTGAACCAAGGGCCTTCGGTGATAATATCCAAAAGTGGGGCACCAGTGCCATTTTAATAGAATCAGGAGGCTATCATAACGATGTGGAGAAGCAGGAGATAAGGAAACTGAACTATGTTTCGATCCTTTCCGCCATATATACCATTGCCAAGGAAAACTATAAGGATATCGCCTTGGAGGAATACGAGGAAATACCTGAAAACGACCGGAAGCTTTTTGATTTGAAAATAGCGAATGCCACCTATCCGCTTTTGGGTAAAAACTATATCTTGGATATAGGTATGAACCGTCTAGAGGTAGACAAAAAAGACCATAACGATTTTTGGTACAGCAGCCGCATCCTAGACCAAGGGGACCTCTCTACCTATTATGGATACGAAACCCTTGATGCTTCGGGCCATACCATCGTTCCGGGCAAGGTATACCCCAAGCTAGTGAATACATTGAACGACCTGGCCGCCCTTGATATCACTTCCTTATTAAAATCGGGGTACACCTATGTACGGGTAGAAAACATTCCATCGTCGAAACTGTCTTCTCCCTTTCCCATACATATCATCGGAAAGCGGTATAAGTTACCCGAGTTTTCAATAGAAATCGGACTCAACCCTACCTTCCTCTTGGAAAAAGGTGGAAAAATCACGCACGCCATAATCAACGGTTTTTTGATCGACCTTGAGGCCGATAAGAAAACGAATTTCAAGAATGCGATGATCTATCGATAA
- a CDS encoding OmpA/MotB family protein, with the protein MKKSIILSTLAVTLMASCVSKKKYVALENNLSETQSALTKTQVEKEELEGKMSKIEARVTEYNEKINSLKEINDSQMTSVDDVAVMSNNTKAKMRSTLAKVDPAKLAEAKTLQDSMNLAISYNLKKSISDDDDDVDVNIDKTVVMINISDKLLFNSGSYRVSSKANKILEKLAQVINSEPSMEVMVEGHTDSRSISTEMFRDNWDLSVKRATSVVQILQNKYNVDPTKMIAAGRSSYLPLVDNDTKENRAKNRRTKIVIIPNLNKFFALLDAETL; encoded by the coding sequence ATGAAAAAATCAATTATCCTAAGTACGCTTGCCGTTACCCTAATGGCATCTTGTGTTTCTAAGAAAAAATATGTTGCTCTTGAAAACAACTTGTCCGAAACGCAAAGCGCATTGACAAAGACCCAAGTTGAAAAGGAAGAACTTGAAGGTAAAATGTCTAAGATAGAAGCTCGTGTAACCGAGTATAACGAAAAGATCAATTCTTTAAAGGAGATCAACGATAGTCAAATGACTTCTGTTGACGATGTTGCCGTAATGAGCAACAACACCAAAGCGAAGATGAGATCAACACTTGCCAAAGTGGATCCCGCTAAACTTGCCGAAGCAAAAACTTTGCAAGATTCAATGAACTTGGCCATTTCTTACAACCTTAAGAAATCTATTTCAGATGACGATGACGATGTAGATGTGAACATCGACAAGACCGTTGTTATGATCAACATTTCCGACAAACTTCTTTTCAATAGTGGTAGCTACCGCGTAAGCAGCAAAGCCAACAAGATTCTTGAAAAATTGGCGCAGGTAATCAACTCTGAGCCAAGCATGGAAGTTATGGTCGAAGGTCACACCGATTCAAGAAGCATCAGCACTGAAATGTTCCGTGATAACTGGGACTTGAGCGTTAAGCGTGCTACAAGTGTGGTTCAGATCCTTCAGAACAAGTACAATGTTGATCCTACTAAAATGATCGCAGCCGGTAGAAGTAGCTATTTACCTTTGGTGGATAACGACACTAAAGAAAACCGTGCGAAGAACAGACGTACTAAAATCGTTATCATTCCGAACTTGAACAAGTTTTTCGCCCTTTTGGACGCGGAAACACTATAA
- a CDS encoding vWA domain-containing protein: MNSSSKLLLFFFSIILFASCGNADDDVNYALNTGDGLGKGQPVDKCLDLGDNELVLSIQDQYTTAPGKVSIFFKVSNSEGSPVSGLTADQFTIYEQGRNDDCFNTISPSESQARISPNEQIFSSNTLLILDLSNSVLSESVDELKAASISFIDAVMPATSQESYKMAIYWFDGEDILHELTPLTSVKSDLTAAIETINKDISSDVSTDLYGAVIKATDKASDLLKDSTKGDKIGAASVVIFTDGTDQASRYAKDAAQKKVDTADPNISFFTIGLGSEIDTQVLSDLGKNSSEFAANKDELEDTFNRISEIVSERANSFYLFEYCSPKRGGDNNLAIQVKNGSLQGAVQTKFSAEGFTGGCE; encoded by the coding sequence ATGAATTCCTCCTCAAAACTACTTTTGTTTTTTTTCTCCATTATTCTATTTGCTTCTTGCGGAAATGCCGATGACGATGTGAACTATGCCCTAAATACAGGTGATGGACTTGGGAAAGGACAACCCGTTGACAAATGTTTGGACCTGGGTGACAATGAACTTGTCCTTTCCATACAGGACCAATACACTACCGCCCCCGGTAAGGTTTCTATTTTCTTTAAAGTATCGAATAGTGAAGGGAGTCCTGTTTCAGGATTGACCGCTGACCAGTTTACGATTTACGAACAAGGAAGGAACGACGATTGCTTCAATACCATTTCCCCATCGGAATCACAAGCGCGTATTTCTCCCAATGAGCAAATATTTTCTAGTAACACCCTTTTAATACTTGATTTAAGTAATAGTGTTTTGAGCGAGAGTGTCGATGAACTAAAGGCCGCGAGTATCAGTTTTATCGATGCCGTAATGCCGGCTACATCGCAGGAGTCATATAAAATGGCCATTTATTGGTTTGACGGGGAAGACATATTACATGAGCTAACTCCTTTGACTTCCGTGAAATCGGACTTGACCGCTGCGATCGAGACCATCAATAAGGATATCAGTAGCGATGTGTCTACCGACCTTTACGGTGCTGTCATTAAAGCTACCGATAAAGCCAGTGACCTTTTGAAGGATAGTACAAAAGGCGATAAGATCGGTGCTGCTTCCGTGGTAATCTTTACCGATGGTACAGATCAGGCTTCACGCTATGCTAAAGATGCCGCCCAGAAAAAAGTAGATACGGCCGATCCGAACATTTCCTTCTTTACCATTGGTTTGGGAAGCGAGATCGATACACAGGTCTTGAGCGACCTCGGAAAGAACTCTAGCGAATTTGCCGCTAACAAAGATGAATTGGAAGATACTTTCAATAGGATTTCCGAAATCGTTTCCGAGCGAGCCAACAGTTTTTACCTTTTCGAGTACTGTAGCCCTAAAAGAGGTGGTGACAACAACCTGGCCATTCAAGTAAAAAATGGTAGTTTACAAGGTGCCGTTCAGACCAAATTTAGCGCAGAAGGCTTTACAGGAGGCTGTGAATAA
- a CDS encoding (2Fe-2S)-binding protein — MPTYQLTVNGKEHTVEASEDTPLLWVLRDHLNMVGTKFGCGIAQCGACTVHVEGNATRSCSLPVASAVGMSITTIEGLSEDGSHPVQQAWKEVDVPQCGYCQAGQMMTASAFLAKNPSPTEEEISEAMNGNICRCSAYNRIKKAVGVAAEKMA; from the coding sequence ATGCCAACGTATCAACTAACGGTTAACGGAAAAGAACACACGGTAGAGGCAAGTGAAGACACTCCACTATTATGGGTCTTGAGAGACCATTTAAACATGGTCGGCACTAAATTTGGTTGCGGGATAGCCCAATGCGGTGCTTGTACGGTACATGTCGAAGGCAATGCCACCAGAAGTTGTTCATTGCCCGTGGCCTCGGCCGTAGGCATGTCGATCACTACCATCGAAGGGCTTTCTGAAGACGGCTCGCATCCTGTGCAACAGGCTTGGAAAGAAGTTGACGTACCCCAATGCGGATACTGTCAGGCAGGTCAAATGATGACCGCCTCGGCTTTTTTGGCAAAGAACCCCAGTCCTACGGAAGAAGAAATTTCCGAGGCCATGAACGGTAACATTTGTAGATGTTCCGCATATAACCGTATAAAGAAAGCGGTGGGCGTAGCGGCCGAAAAAATGGCTTAA
- a CDS encoding xanthine dehydrogenase family protein molybdopterin-binding subunit produces MSTPSIPFSRRNFLRTSSLASGGLLIGFNLFTACKSDVKPPVDLADLNYNDFNAFIKIAKNGAVTIFSPNPEIGQGVKTAMPMIIAEELDVAWDNVYVQQGVLDTKNYTRQIAGGSQSIRFGWDALRQTGATAKQMLVNAAAARWGVDASELSVSEGIITNKAGETLSYGDVVEEAAALEVPENVTLKEPKDYKIIGTDQRNVDIDKIITGQPLYGMDYKVEGMVYAAVLRPPAFGQELVSFDATEAKAIPGVIDVIQIGDKAKALLEKDKVNWTAQLSGSGKVVVLAKTTWDAFKGKKAIKATWSDATPLESTEFHDEKLNALLDGKDFVTMRKDGDVNKAFAQADKVLERTYESPFLPHNCMEPMNFFAHVTDEKIHLVGPVQTPEDAANTVAELLGRDVADIHLEMTRMGGGFGRRLYGDFVYEAAEISDAIRKPVKMVSSREDDMSTGVYRPSIKYRIKAAIKDGQLTGYQLKEAAINGNMYGLIPNFFPAGAVENYQVDVANYKSNITTGAWRAPYTNFLAYAEQSFFDELAEEMEVDKIKLRLDLLEKVKGTTDERIEYSPERMQKVIKMAVDKSGWGKQPQGTYQGFVAYYCHNTHVAEVADVVIEKGLPVVKKVTCVVDCGIVINPLGALNQIEGGIVDGIGHSMYGSFGFENGQPTAKNFDKYRLGRMKDAAAVETYLVQNELSPTGLGEPTLPPAGGAVANALKAATGKRVYKQPFIEQEELWQAKQEEILG; encoded by the coding sequence ATGTCAACACCATCCATACCTTTTAGTCGAAGAAACTTTTTACGCACCTCGTCATTGGCGAGTGGGGGACTCCTAATAGGTTTCAATCTTTTTACCGCCTGCAAATCGGATGTCAAACCTCCGGTCGATTTAGCGGATTTAAATTACAACGATTTCAATGCCTTTATAAAAATCGCCAAAAATGGGGCCGTGACCATTTTTTCGCCCAATCCTGAAATCGGACAAGGGGTAAAAACAGCTATGCCCATGATCATTGCCGAAGAGCTAGATGTGGCTTGGGACAATGTTTATGTACAACAAGGCGTGCTCGATACAAAAAACTATACCAGACAAATCGCAGGGGGTAGCCAGTCCATTCGCTTCGGGTGGGATGCCTTACGCCAGACAGGGGCTACGGCCAAGCAAATGTTGGTGAACGCCGCGGCGGCACGTTGGGGCGTCGATGCTTCCGAATTGTCCGTTAGCGAAGGAATCATCACGAATAAGGCCGGGGAAACCCTAAGTTATGGCGATGTGGTCGAGGAGGCCGCAGCTTTGGAAGTTCCTGAAAACGTTACCTTAAAAGAACCCAAGGACTATAAAATAATAGGCACTGACCAACGCAATGTCGATATCGATAAAATCATTACCGGACAGCCTTTGTACGGTATGGATTATAAGGTAGAGGGCATGGTCTATGCCGCTGTACTTAGGCCACCGGCATTCGGACAGGAATTGGTTTCCTTTGATGCTACCGAGGCCAAAGCCATACCCGGGGTTATCGACGTCATTCAAATTGGCGATAAGGCCAAGGCTTTATTGGAAAAGGATAAAGTAAACTGGACGGCCCAATTAAGCGGGAGCGGAAAGGTGGTCGTTTTGGCAAAGACAACTTGGGATGCCTTCAAGGGTAAAAAAGCCATCAAGGCCACTTGGTCCGATGCGACCCCTCTTGAAAGTACCGAGTTTCATGACGAAAAACTCAATGCCCTTTTAGATGGCAAAGATTTTGTAACCATGAGAAAGGATGGCGATGTCAACAAGGCATTCGCTCAGGCCGATAAAGTATTGGAGCGTACCTACGAATCTCCCTTCCTTCCGCACAACTGTATGGAACCCATGAACTTTTTCGCCCATGTAACCGATGAGAAGATTCATTTGGTAGGACCGGTGCAAACCCCTGAAGATGCGGCAAATACCGTCGCCGAACTTTTAGGGCGCGATGTGGCCGATATCCACTTGGAAATGACCCGTATGGGCGGTGGTTTCGGAAGAAGGCTGTATGGGGATTTCGTTTATGAAGCGGCAGAGATCAGTGACGCTATCCGAAAGCCCGTAAAAATGGTTTCTTCCCGCGAAGACGACATGTCTACCGGGGTATACAGGCCTTCCATAAAATACAGGATCAAAGCGGCCATTAAAGATGGGCAATTAACAGGCTACCAGTTAAAAGAGGCCGCCATCAATGGAAACATGTACGGATTGATCCCGAATTTCTTTCCGGCCGGTGCAGTCGAAAACTACCAAGTCGACGTGGCCAACTATAAAAGCAATATTACTACGGGAGCATGGCGGGCACCGTACACCAACTTCTTGGCCTATGCCGAACAGAGTTTCTTTGATGAACTAGCCGAAGAAATGGAAGTGGACAAGATCAAGCTACGCTTAGATTTATTGGAAAAAGTAAAGGGCACTACGGACGAGCGGATCGAATATTCCCCGGAACGTATGCAAAAGGTTATAAAAATGGCCGTCGATAAGTCCGGTTGGGGAAAACAGCCCCAAGGGACGTATCAAGGCTTTGTTGCCTATTATTGCCATAATACCCATGTGGCGGAAGTAGCGGACGTGGTCATTGAAAAAGGCCTTCCGGTGGTCAAAAAGGTAACCTGTGTGGTCGATTGTGGCATTGTCATCAATCCTTTAGGGGCCCTGAACCAAATAGAGGGAGGTATCGTAGACGGTATCGGACACAGTATGTACGGTAGTTTCGGTTTCGAAAACGGCCAACCTACCGCAAAGAATTTTGACAAGTACCGTTTGGGCCGAATGAAAGATGCAGCCGCCGTAGAAACCTATCTGGTACAAAACGAACTATCGCCAACCGGTTTGGGCGAACCCACTTTACCACCTGCTGGTGGTGCGGTAGCCAATGCCTTAAAGGCGGCCACCGGCAAGCGGGTCTACAAACAACCTTTTATAGAGCAGGAAGAATTGTGGCAAGCCAAACAAGAAGAAATACTGGGATAG
- a CDS encoding XdhC family protein, whose product MTHELKNIIRAYKLAKEKKQKTVLATVVALEGSSYRRPGVRMLIREDGKMIGAVSGGCVEKEIFRQAHTVFNDDVPKMMIYDGRYRLGCEGILYILIEPFAPSTSFIEAFELTIKHREQFTIRSSYIKKEGSHAALASFFVFGKNRIGLRPKVVPSDDFPVFEQQMNPCFKLIIIGAEHDAVQLCSFASLMGWEVTIVASAAEEKNINDFPGADLFLSEEPEMLSLDTIDEQTAIVLMTHSYVRDLKYLLAIRESKPVYLGLLGPAKRREKLLNEFIEHYPEVVDTFFDAIHGPAGLDIGAETAQEIALAILSEILSVTRGKEAIMLKNKLGRIHT is encoded by the coding sequence ATGACGCATGAACTAAAAAACATTATTAGGGCCTATAAGCTCGCCAAAGAAAAGAAGCAAAAGACCGTCCTCGCGACGGTCGTTGCTTTAGAAGGCTCTTCATACCGCCGACCAGGAGTGCGTATGCTCATACGTGAAGACGGCAAAATGATCGGGGCGGTCAGTGGCGGCTGTGTCGAAAAGGAAATCTTTAGGCAGGCCCATACCGTCTTTAACGACGATGTGCCCAAGATGATGATCTATGATGGGCGTTACCGATTGGGCTGCGAAGGCATTCTCTATATCTTAATAGAACCTTTCGCCCCAAGTACATCTTTTATAGAGGCCTTTGAGCTTACCATAAAGCATAGGGAACAGTTTACCATTCGTTCTTCCTATATCAAAAAGGAAGGAAGCCATGCAGCCTTGGCTTCGTTCTTTGTTTTCGGAAAAAATAGAATTGGGTTAAGGCCCAAGGTCGTTCCATCCGACGATTTCCCTGTGTTCGAGCAACAAATGAACCCTTGTTTTAAACTGATTATAATCGGTGCGGAACACGATGCGGTACAATTGTGTTCCTTTGCTTCCTTAATGGGCTGGGAAGTGACCATCGTAGCTTCCGCAGCGGAGGAAAAGAACATCAACGATTTTCCCGGGGCCGACCTTTTCCTTAGCGAAGAACCTGAAATGCTATCCCTCGATACTATCGACGAACAAACCGCAATCGTTTTAATGACACATAGTTATGTACGTGACCTAAAGTATTTGTTAGCGATAAGGGAATCGAAACCCGTATACCTGGGATTGCTCGGTCCGGCCAAGCGAAGGGAAAAACTATTGAACGAGTTTATAGAGCATTACCCCGAAGTGGTGGATACCTTTTTTGATGCCATACACGGCCCTGCCGGTCTAGATATAGGAGCGGAAACGGCTCAAGAAATCGCCTTGGCCATTCTATCGGAAATACTTTCGGTAACCCGGGGCAAGGAAGCCATAATGCTCAAAAACAAATTGGGAAGAATACACACCTAA
- a CDS encoding nucleotidyltransferase family protein, with protein sequence MKSAPHRIAILILAAGASSRMGKPKQLLPWRDTTLLGQAIRTAKASKASEILSVLGANAEKIRSAVTEPFAFTENTAWELGMGSSIAHGTASLMGSDKDIEGILIMLADQPLIEESYLNLLIDHSIRHKDKIIATTYKHRAGVPALFPKPYFEALLKLNKDFGAKQLLQKEGSHIIRVSAGQNIIDIDTSEDYEQLKHKNETEH encoded by the coding sequence ATGAAAAGTGCTCCACATCGTATCGCAATATTGATTTTGGCCGCAGGGGCGTCTTCACGTATGGGAAAACCCAAGCAGCTACTTCCTTGGCGAGACACTACGCTCTTGGGCCAGGCCATACGCACCGCAAAGGCGTCGAAGGCCTCAGAAATACTGTCGGTTTTAGGGGCAAATGCCGAAAAAATACGCTCTGCGGTAACAGAGCCCTTTGCCTTTACGGAAAATACGGCGTGGGAATTGGGAATGGGGAGTTCCATAGCGCACGGAACGGCATCCTTGATGGGCTCGGACAAAGATATCGAAGGCATATTGATCATGCTGGCCGACCAACCTTTGATCGAAGAAAGCTACCTTAACCTCTTGATCGATCATTCCATACGGCATAAGGATAAAATTATCGCCACCACATATAAGCATAGGGCAGGGGTGCCCGCACTTTTTCCCAAGCCGTATTTTGAGGCCCTGTTAAAACTGAATAAGGATTTTGGGGCCAAGCAGCTCTTGCAAAAAGAAGGAAGCCATATCATTAGGGTTTCTGCGGGACAGAACATCATTGATATCGATACGAGCGAAGATTACGAACAACTAAAGCATAAGAATGAAACTGAACATTAG